In Rissa tridactyla isolate bRisTri1 chromosome 2, bRisTri1.patW.cur.20221130, whole genome shotgun sequence, a single window of DNA contains:
- the OC90 gene encoding otoconin-90, protein MIVILLVSMSMVFHSVGGQELEPPAFLPELLDTPERILNNATFFNGVFQNVESVALFFDCLGSHFTWLQSIFTNFPALLNFVNKMKCVTGFCPRDFEDYGCACRFEMEGLPVDEADECCFQHRKCYEEAMEMECTWDPTKVSTDVSCSTENLTCESGGPCEQFLCNCDKDAIECFVNTHINSSLNGLDVSFCPSPVTETTSQRAMTTLHTEEFLHHGTDKTQAATASVEEVISFEASETAVGTSKAGEKDGFMEAVVPVEQRTTSPASFPGDINSVQVKIVPTEKIPAGTSARTKEKETGPAGAGQSTASSGIALELVLPDNGPHEPAGKVCERLTFLQERGNGGVKRELPQLGEMLFCLTERCPEEFESYGCYCGQEGRGYPTDPLDRCCFAHHCCMEQVKKLGCHAERSSRSEVVCFDHKPKCIGWSMCEKLLCACDKTAAECMASAFFNESLKFPHRQECHEEKVSCQRDPYERPSIGTETDTGISSSEESSEEEGPLWSVLRRAKRETRRPLGNSRVVQHEGR, encoded by the exons ATGATTGTAATTCTGCTGGTGTCTATGTCAATGGTGTT CCATTCA GTAGGTGGCCAAGAATTGGAGCCGCCAGCATTCCTGCCAGAGCTTCTTGACACACCTGAAAGAATCTTGA acaATGCCACGTTCTTCAATGGAGTCTTTCAAAATGTGGAAAGTGTTGCATTATTTTTTG actgCCTGGGCTCTCACTTCACCTGGTTACAGTCCATCTTCACTAACTTCCCTGCCCTGCTCAACTTTGTGAACAAAATGAAGTGCGTTACTGGTTTTTGTCCCAGGGATTTTGAAGACTATGGTTGCGCTTGTCGGTTTgagatggaagggctccccgtgGATGAAGCTGATGA ATGCTGTTTCCAGCACCGCAAATGCTATGAGGAAGCAATGGAGATGGAATGCACATGGGACCCAACAAAGGTTTCTACAGATGTCAGCTGCTCTACTGAAAACCTGACCTGTG AGTCTGGGGGTCCCTGTGAGCAGTTCCTCTGCAACTGCGACAAAGATGCCATTGAGTGCTTTGTGAACACACATATTAACTCCTCCTTGAACGGGCTGGATGTCTCTTTCTGTCCATCTCCGGTTACAG aaaCCACCAGCCAGAGAGCAATGACAACACTTCACACAGAGG aattcCTTCATCATGGGACAGACAAAACACAGGCTGCAACTGCATCCGTGGAAGAAG TGATTTCTTTTGAGGCCAGTGAGACGGCCGTGGGAACTTCCAAAGCTGGAG AAAAGGATGGATTTATGGAAGCTGTGGTCCCAGTGGAACAGAGAACCACCTCCCCAGCCTCATTCCCAGGAGATATTAACTCAGTGCAAGTCAAAATTGTCCCCACCGAGAAGATTCCTGCAGGCACATCtgcaaggacaaaagaaaaag AGACAGgccctgcaggggctgggcagagcaCAGCGTCCTCTGGAATAGCTCTGGAACTGGTGCTGCCTGACAACGGACCCCATGAACCTGCTGGAAAAG TGTGCGAGCGATTAACCTTTCTGCAAGAGAGAGGCAATGGAGGAGTGAAGAGGGAGCTGCCCCAGCTGGGAGAAATGCTGTTCTGTTTAACTGAGCGATGCCCAGAGGAATTTGAGTCTTACGGTTGCTACTGTGGCCAAGAAGGAAGAGGTTACCCTACTGACCCACTGGACAG GTGCTGCTTCGCTCATCACTGTTGTATGGAACAAGTTAAGAAACTTGGATGTCATGCAGAAAGAAGTTCAAGATCTGAAGTTGTGTGTTTTGATCATAAGCCAAAAT GTATTGGTTGGAGCATGTGTGAGAAACTACTGTGTGCTTGCGATAAGACAGCAGCCGAGTGCATGGCTTCTGCCTTCTTCAATGAAAGCCTTAAGTTTCCACACAGGCAAGAGTGCCACGAGGAGAAAGTCTCATGCCAAAGAGACCCTTACGAAAGGCCTTCCATTGGCACAGAAACAGACACCGGGATCTCCAGCTCCGAGGAGAGCAGTGAGGAGGAAGGTCCACTGTGGAGCGTGTTAAGAAGAGCCAAGAGAGAGACACGCCGTCCCCTTGGAAACTCCAGAGTTGTGCAACATGAAGGCAGATAA